In Coregonus clupeaformis isolate EN_2021a chromosome 5, ASM2061545v1, whole genome shotgun sequence, the sequence CTTCCTGCTCACCGATTGGCTGCGCTACAAGCCCGTAGTGGTGTTCCAGTGCATCAACCTCTTTGTTACGACAGGAATGCTGCTCTGGCTGCAGGGAGTGGCAGCCATGCAGGCAATGCAGTTTGTCTACGCTGTGGTGACAGCCAGCGAGGTGGCCTACTTCTCATACATCTACAGCATAGTGGACCTGAAACACTTCCGCAAAGCTACATCCTACTGCCGTAGTGTACAGCTGCTAGGCTACACGATGGGATCTGTGCTGGGACAGTTGCTGGTCAGTTTTAACCTCATGTCCTACAACAACATCCTGGTACTTAACCTGGTGTTGATCTCCATCGCCCTGGTGACTTCCCTCTTCCTGCCCATGCCACAGAGAAGCATGTTCTTCCATCGGAGTCAGGAGAGGCATAAAACTGGAAATGTAGAAGAAATGGATGCCCAAGAACTACCAGAGGCCCTAGGAAGAGGGGACATGTGTGCAGGTGATGGGGAAATGTTCCCTGAGGGGCCAGTGAGAGCTAGGAGCTGCAGCCAGGTTCTTATCCAACTGTGGAGAGACTTCCTCCAGTGTTACTCTACAAGGGAGCTGCTGTACTGGTCAGTATGGTGGGCACTGGCCACCTGTGGCTATAACCAGACAACCAACTATGTACAGGTGCTGTGGCAGCACGTAGAGCCATCCCAGAACTTCACAGTCTACAATGGAGGGGTGGAAGCTGTGTCCAACCTATTTGGTGAGTTGCCAACAACACTATAGACTCATTTCCTGGCGCTATCATGAAACGCTGTGCGCGCAGTTCGAGTTGGGTCTGACTGCGACCCGCGTCCTGTGCCAGGCCAGAACTGTCCAGGGATGGACCGCCCAGGGATACATGTTAGTTAACATAGCGACCAGTGCACCAGTATTTTATTGAGGTGTTGCCAGCGGTAACTATCATAGCGACCTGTGCACCGGTGTTGTATCGAGGTGCCTGCCGACTGGACAGCTGTATAACGGCGGTAGCTAGTAACGTGGCCCATTTTTGCCCCTCCCAGGATTATATTTTAAGTAGGATAGCAGTTTACACAAGAAATAACTCATATTGGTAGTCATCTACATGTCACTGTGATGCAGTCTACTCAATGAAAAACCcttcgggtgcgttcgtaaattcactctggctatctattcCGATTTCAGAGcgctctcgtctgagtgtgccagagtgtaGAATAACTAATGAATTTACAAACGCGCAACAcatgttgaatatggccggtgtcagtaaacatcggcaaaaaacataattaaattgttgccagcagcacagttacagtcaccaatgctcgTCGTGGTCGACGCCATCCCCATTTATCCGTTTCCATCTCTTAGGTATGTCCTTGGGCTCTCTCTTGCACAGTGCGTTGCTGCTGAGAGGGCATAGGCTGAGGGACCGGGTTGGTGGGCTGCTGAGGTTTCGTTCTCTCGGACAGCGGTCTTGTGGGACAGACAGTATGTAAGGGGTCATGATGTGGGAAGTGTTGGGACCGGCAGGGAGTACATTCCGGCTCACTCGCTCTAGCCTAAACCAATAGGAGTGTAGCCATCCGAAACAGGACACATGACCATCTGTTTTTTGTAGATGCTTGTCAAGCATTAATAATCAATCATCATCAACAGTCTAACACCTTACAAAGGTATATAGCAACTTCATGTAAAATGTTACTGCTCAGACCACTGTGTGTTCCTTGCAGCGGCAGCGACGGCCTATGGTATTGGTTTCACCGAGGTGGATTGGGCCCAGTGGGGAGAGTTGGCTCTGGGTTCATTCTCTGGCCTGGGAGCTGCAGCCCTTTTCACCATGACTTTCACAGCCAGCATCTGGGCCTGCTATGCTGGCTACATTGTCTTCAAGTGCCTCTACATGCTGCTTATCACCATAGCCATGTGAGTGCAAATATAGTCATGATAAACTGAGAATTACTGCCGTCTGAAGAACAATACGCCTTATTTCACATTTAGAAATTCCCTTTTGTCAGTAATATATTAAAGGGACACCTGTTATAGGGACATTACACTCCTAAATCAAAGTTTATCAGATGTTTTCATACCTCCAAAGTTGTCTAATGTCAATGAGTCCACATCCCACACCATTGGTTGAGTAGATAGATCTAGATACACGCCTCATACCCAAATTAATGGAAAAGATAAGCACTGCAAATCTGGAAATGACATGGGGCCTGATTCAAACTTAGGAAATgaacgcctttcctacgcacttctcaatAGTTACTTTTCGGACCTTATTCAGGTACAGAACGGGCCTAGCAGGCGTGGTTCCCTGACACACGCTGAATATATttaattcaaccgctgaaaaccctcccacttgctggccaacattTCATTCattagggttttcagtacatttatctaaagccatccctttaaatttggTGTAATTCACTCCACAGAGTCACTAGAATATATGGAGAGAacgttcagaatattagggatcaatgaaagaaagccttGTAAATATACTCATATTCgtctccttttcagcaccaattggtagatttaaaaatactctgatgtatattatttagggttagataagtatttatgaatcattttttaaaaacagGTTAGAGTGCCTCTACGCACTAAATATATTGGTGAATGAAAAATACattggtttgattcatcctgaaagtttcCATATTCAATTGTTTAATCCattaaatattggaaggtgagaaaagtgtacaatagaGGTAGAACCATATTCCTACAAATCTACcttaataatcctcactaatcatggaactgtgatgacaacggtccagtcatCGTGAACCGTGCGCCAGGCTCCAGTTTTAAACTGTTAAGTATTGGTCtgcgttccataatgattcaaataggctacatgtcccaaattattacttgtaatacgttagcctaatatgatccactattgctagcgaTCCTCAGGAACAATCACATGAATGTGACAGATGAAAGGTAAACTAATGatgtaatggaatgatgcaaaatgtaaagaaactaacactaaagtgaGTTATAAATGTATTGGTATAATTGACGATGGCTAccaatagtggctaatatttaacacgatacaaattgtttaaaaaatacagtgaaaagtccaggcatataattaaaacattctagaaaTCATAAATCAACTCGGTAGGTTTGGCGCTATACTGTAATTTGCGCatggctacagaagcctatagcttgggtctccaaaaTTCATCCCTGCAGgttataaggccagcatttcataaacCTCACTGTGGGAAAattgatatgttgatatgcttcagttttctgccatatgactggttttaCATTTGTCTCAAGCAATCATAGGGTAAAatatatttacaatccccttatccaaacAACTTACTAATTTACCTAGCGcttatcaatttgtaaattacagtgcatggagaatggtgctATTTCTATTGGAAAAAAATAAGTAGGCCTAGATGTTGCTCCACTTAGGACAGGTTGCTCGACATTATTCATAGTTTCATCAcgtgtaaaggtggtggaattatgagggaattaagcCAAGGCCAGAATACAgaatatctgtagacacacctctgccAAACCTACATTTCTGTGATCTCCCCACTGAACGAATAGCTGGCTGAAACATGTGgagtagagagaaaagtgcataaaaagggaattaagTTCCATTTGCATGCACATAACTTGGGTCTGAATCGGCCCCATGGTGTTTATCTATTTATTCTATTAATTTTAGATTGTGGGATATAGCTGGATCTAAAAGAACTCATGGCCTGGGACGTGGACCCCTTTTTAGATAAGATATGTAACAAAATTACCCTTTAATATTTGGTAGAGGGAAAAACATGTGCCCCCTTTCCTTCCAGGTTCCAAATTGCTACTGACGTCTCAATGGAGAGATATGCACTGATCTTTGGAGCAAACAATTTTGGGGCTTTGGTCCTTCAGACTATCATCACATCCGTTGTGGTGGATGGCAGGGGGCTTGGCTTGGGCATCATTCCACAGGTGAGTTAACAGTTCAAGTGTGGACAATAATAAGACCTGCTTGCTAGCCCTACGACTGAAGAGTTAGGAAAAAGCTTCATACCGCTCCACTCTTTCTTGCAGTTCACCATTTATGGAAGCTACTTCTCAGCCATCGCTGTCATTTTCTTTCTGAGGGGTGTGTACATGATTATGAGAATGCGGCAAGGCCACCGAGAGTCCACCACTGCAGAGGAGCAGCCTACAAGTCTGAAAGACAGTGACACTGGCCCTGAACAAAGACTCTGAGCAGAAGAAACTGACCACTGGGCCCTGGGTCGTGTTCGGTaggcacatttttgttttccgttgcacAATTTTTGGGTACATTGTGCCCTACTGAATTAAAGACACCGATGACATTCAGGTCTGTTTGATATTTTTTACAGTCTATACTCCTGAGCAAGAGTAACAGCTCCACATTATTCAGACTGCAACATCTTCATAGTGATagaaatatttttatatatataaaaaaatatttaaatatatGAAAATGGAGATGTACAGTGCAGCAATACAAAGAGATGGTTTGGTAATTATTTTTAGTTAAAATtcattttaatatatatatacacacacattaactTAAATCTCTTTAACACCCAACATCAGTGGTCTTCAGTCTATATTGTTGTAAACCGCCTGGACAGCAGGACAGGTGTGAGCCCATCCCCTTCCAGGTGGAGCCTCTGCCCTCGAGGCCAATCACCGAAGAGGAGAGagactcctccccctcttctgtAACAAATTATGAAACGCAtgttctcctcttcttctctgtaAAAATAGTCCTACCGATACCACGCTGTACAAACCACTTTTGGTTCTTCTTTACAAATACAGTAACTCACAGTAGTCCTCTCAGCTTTTCCAAGTAACAGTTCTGCCTTAAACTTGTGTTAAAGGTACAAATACTGATATGCACAGAGCTAATTTCCGCTAAGAAAAAATATTTACAGAATTGCAGCGTAATGATTTGGAATATTTTGCAATAACTTAGTGTCAGCCAGTTTGAATATACATTGGGCTCAGCTGAGGATGGGCCAGTTCACAGGTTAGATGGAAGATGAGAGGAGACCCTGCCCCtttaacacatttacattttaatcatttagcaaaccctcttatccagagtaacttacaggaggagcaattagggttaagtgccttgctcaaggacacattgacagatttttcacctattcggctcggggattcgaaccagcgacctttcgattactggcccaacgctcttaacagcTAGGCTTCCTGACGCCCCCAACACCCTCCCGTCCCTCTACACACCTTTaccttgttttgttttttgttgccATGGACGGTGTCAGTTACGTCACTTAATACAAAATACCAGTTTTAGAAACATTGTTTGTCTTTTTAAAGCGTCTTGTGAAACAAAACAGTGCAAGAGGTGCAAGCGGAGCACGCCAGTTGACATCACCCTAGTGGTGGAGTTTAGGTGGAGCAGTGCTATAAGAAAGGATTAGTTGAAGAGCTTCCTGAGGGGTAGTGTCCTGAAGGGGCGCCCGCCTGGAAAGacgacagatacagagagagacagagagagacagagagagagacagcgagagagagacagcgagacagagagagagagacagcgagacagagagagagagacagcgagacagagagagagagagagagagagagagagagagaaagagagagagagagagagagggaggaaggggagccaTTAAATCACCACCAGTGAAATTAACACAAGTCTTATCAAATGGAGACTGTGGAAACCACCTGATGGTCCCACTCACCAAGAAGGGGTTACTAGAGACCCCAGGTGCAGCCATCGCCTGTCCAAAGGGGGTCACCACAGCCTTGGCCTGTCCATAGGCAGAATACCCCCCTCCTGGTGGACCAGAGAAAGAGTTGAATACTGAAGGTTTAAATTAAATGGGTACACTACACAAATTCATGCAACGCACACATACACCCAtgcaaacacccacacacaccgtTGGGTTGCTGGGGATAGGCCGGAGGCTGGGGGAAGGGGGCCTGGCCAGGGAAGGGCTGTTGGAAGGTCCCACTGAAGCTGGTGGGGAGGTTGTAGGCAGCAGCGTTCCCGAATCCGGCTGGCATGCTCATGGAGCCTGTGCCAAACGTGGCTGCAAGACAggcgggagaggagaggacactcACAATCTACAAAATATCACATCAGTTACACAGAGCGTACGCTACACGATTACTGCTAAGTGTTAACGCAGACTACAAAACATCTGAaggacacacatacagtaccagtcaaaggtttggacacacctactcattcaagggtttttctttatttttactattttctacattgtagaataatagtgaagacatcaataatatgaaataacacatatgaaatcatgttgtaaccaaaaaagtgttgaacaaatcaaatatatgttatatttgagattattcaaatagccaccttttgccttgatgacagctttgcacactcttgggattctctcaaccagcttcacctggaatgcttttccaacagtcttgaaggagttcccacatatgctgagcacttgttggctgcttttccttcactctgcggtccgactcatcccaaaccatctcaatttggttgaggtcgggggattgtgtaggccaggtcatctgatacagcactcaatcactctccttcttcgtaaaatagcctggaggtgtgttgggtcattgtccttttgaaaaacaaatgatagtcccactaagcccaaaccagatgggatggtgtatcgctgcagaatgctgtggtagccatgctggttaagtgttccttgaattctaaataaatcacagacagtgtcaccagcaaaacacccccacaccataacacctcctcctccatgctttacggtgggaaatacacatgcggagatcatccattcacccacaccgcgtctcacaaagccacggcggttggaaccaaaaatccccaatttggactccagactaaaggacacatttccaccggtctaatgtccattgctcgtgtttcttggcccaagcaagtcacttcttcttattggtgtcctttagtaggggtttctttgcagcaattcgaccatgaaggcagtctcctctgaacagttgatgttgagatgtgtctgttacttgaactctgtgaagcatttatttgggctacaatttctgaggctggtaactcgaatgaacttatcctctgcagcagaggtaactctggttcttccattcctgtcgcgttcctcatgagagccagtttcatcatagcgcttgatggtttttgcgactgcacttgaagaaactttcaaagttcttgacattttccatattgactgaccttcatgtcttaaagtaatgatggactgttgtttctctttgcttatttgagctgatcttgtcataatatggacttggtcttttaccaaatagagctatcttctgtataccacccctaccttgtcacaacacaactgattggctcaaacgcattaagaaggaaagaaattccacaaattaacttttaagaaggcacacctgttaattgaaagactacctcattaagctggttgagagaatgccaagagcgtgcaaagatgtcatcaaggcaaagggtggctatctgaagaatctcaaatataaaatatattttgatttgtttaacacatttttggttactacatgattccatgtgttatttcatagttttgatgtcttcactattatcaatgtaaaaaatagtacaaataaagaaaaacccttgaatgagtaggtgtgtccaaacttttgactggtagtgtacacacCCACCTACCTACCCTGTCTACCTATAATCACACCTGACGCCAGGTTAACATTGGCACACAACCTGAACTAAAACACCTTTACTGAGCAGTGTACACTTAAACACAGAGAAACAAACACAGCAACAGCAGAAAAACTACTTTGTGACTAGAACGAGTCTCAGAGACTAGCTCTATCCGGAACATAACCTGCATTAAACTACACAGCATCTAGCACACAGCTACAGTCCTACAGCACTCAGGGTATAGGCACTCTCAGCAAAGGCAGTGTACAGAATCCAGGAGGGTGAAAAACTATAAGAAGCTTACAGTCAAGATGGTTGTGCAGTTAAAGGACACTCTTAAATGGTTATCTGGCAGTTTGATGTCCTTTCTACACCAGTTTATAAACTCAGAGCTCAGCTGGATGACATACACACTGCCAACAGCTATAGTCTGAAAAGCTACGACTGTTAGTTAGGCTATTTCTCTTGGCCGGCAGGGGGCAAGATGGGGTAATCGGCGATGCCACATCACTACAGTCTGGGAGCGTCAGTGAGGGCAGGGGGGGGATTGGTTATGGCAGTTGAGGCATCAGGACTCCCACACTCACAGATACAGTAGAAGCAGCactggggtcaggggtcagggcacACAACACATGCACAGTTGGCGAGACAGTCACAGGATGCTCAGGGGAGCTCTAAGAAGCGCTGCCACAGCCAAGacacagggaggcagagaggaggagggggaaggaaggagaaaaggagtgagctggaagaggaggaggaggggacctACCAAAGTGGGCTGGAGGGTAACCCTGCCCATGCAGAGCCCCCAACAGGCCTGTCCAGCATCACGGGAGCAATCAGACAGAGCCATCATCATTTGGACGTACACATAAGTACGCACACACCTTCATGCTCATTACAGAAACACTCAGTCACCAATCAGTGTCTCTCCAATTTACTCTATGTAAGACTGTTACTACTTGGACTATCTCCTCATTTAGCAACAGACAATTGTTAGTAAATAATGCTGCCAGTCTAGTAGCAGCCGAGCCACCGGCAATAGACTTACTTAGAGATGAATACAATTAGCTGAGCGATGAAGTGAAGGCATCTGGTTCATAACCTCATTATGACCTCTAATGACCATGACCACTGTGACCATGAGTCCTCTCACAGGGTTTCAGGTGGTCACAGTCACCCTCTGTAAAAGTAATCATCTAAGAATATGGACTTTTGCTACATATAGAAGCTTTTACATGATCACCTGCCTCAGTTAATTTGTGATATTTTAGCATGACTTTGGAATATGGTTACCATCTGCGAAACATGTTTTTCTTCTGCACTACCTCAAAATGGCCGCTAACCACGACAGTTAGATCAGCTTtagtcatacatttacattttagtcatttagcagacgctcttatccagagcgacttacattatctttaattttaattttttcatactggccccccgtgggaattgaacccacaaccctggcattgcaaacgccatgctctacatccctgccggccattccctcccctaccctggacgacgctgggccaattgtgcgccgccccatgggtctcccggtcgtggccggctacgacagagcctggatacgaaccaggatctcgtggcacagctagcactgcgatgcagtgccttagaccactgcgccactcgggagactacttAGAGATGTACTTCAGAGCTCATCTACTAGCTTTGCAACGGGGCTGCCCATGAGAGGTTTTGGGTTAAGTGCGCCCTCTATCTAACTCagtggccgtgtccgaatacccgtacttgcgttctaaatagtatgttGATTGGGTATGCGCAAAATAGAAAGGTTTAGAGTATGTGATATTTCGAAAATGTTGAaagctttaaatgccaggatgtcatatTCATTTCAGCTTTCATCTAGTACGAATTCGCTGCATGCTATTGAGGAAGATAATTGTCTTTTCAGACTCCCACGTGTATTTGataacagctgataatcagatgATCAGACGTGATGTACGAATGGCAGGGAACAACCCAATTGCGCATTACATGACGCCTTCTCAGTATGCGTGTGCCTAGTATGTTGATATCTGTTGCttactgcatacatttttactaaacagtatgtTCTAAACAGTATGTAGTATGGTTAGTAAATAGTATAGAAttttagtaagtagtaggcaagaaTGATTTCGGACACAGCCTATGGCTTTAGTTTCAAATACATTGGGTATGCAAAACATCCGTGGCGTGTCCCCACCTGCTGCTGCCATGGCCGCTGCTCTCCCGTTGCTCTGGAAGGGGTTGGTGGTGGCTATTGCCGGGGCAACCGCTGCAGCAGCAAAGGGGTTTGTTGATGGACCTGGCAGAAGGGAAGAGGAGACATCAAACTCATATTAGTTAATCTCTGAGTAGCTAAGTATCTACTTCAGCTCTGGAGAAATGGGTTGCGGTCCCATTCTAATCTACCCCCTTCTCCCCGAAGTGTGCAATCATTCTATGATGGAAATGTTATTGTGTGTACGTGATCGTATGTTTAGCACAATGCTGCTTTTGTAATAACCTGTCTTGGTTGGGTTCATGCGAGTGACGGGTTGACTGCACAAAGGAGTAAA encodes:
- the LOC121564777 gene encoding thiamine transporter 2, which encodes MEAVKRWKAGWGYPTTLLCIYGFFSTVKPLEPFLIPYLTGPDKNLTVEQVTNEIFPVWTYSYLAVMVPVFLLTDWLRYKPVVVFQCINLFVTTGMLLWLQGVAAMQAMQFVYAVVTASEVAYFSYIYSIVDLKHFRKATSYCRSVQLLGYTMGSVLGQLLVSFNLMSYNNILVLNLVLISIALVTSLFLPMPQRSMFFHRSQERHKTGNVEEMDAQELPEALGRGDMCAGDGEMFPEGPVRARSCSQVLIQLWRDFLQCYSTRELLYWSVWWALATCGYNQTTNYVQVLWQHVEPSQNFTVYNGGVEAVSNLFAAATAYGIGFTEVDWAQWGELALGSFSGLGAAALFTMTFTASIWACYAGYIVFKCLYMLLITIAMFQIATDVSMERYALIFGANNFGALVLQTIITSVVVDGRGLGLGIIPQFTIYGSYFSAIAVIFFLRGVYMIMRMRQGHRESTTAEEQPTSLKDSDTGPEQRL